Proteins encoded in a region of the Desulforegula conservatrix Mb1Pa genome:
- a CDS encoding transposase, with translation GFQHEPHVTGGGKAAVEHPSFKWVNIILGNLKNALKGTYHAINRKHVPRYLAEFQYRFNRRYDLPSMIHRLIYVALRTPPMPSTMLSMAEAEW, from the coding sequence CTGGTTTCCAGCACGAACCCCATGTTACTGGAGGTGGTAAAGCAGCTGTAGAGCATCCATCCTTCAAATGGGTCAATATAATACTTGGTAACTTAAAAAATGCGCTCAAAGGTACTTATCATGCAATTAATCGCAAGCATGTTCCGCGGTACCTGGCAGAATTTCAGTACAGATTCAATCGCCGATATGATCTGCCGTCCATGATTCACAGACTGATTTATGTTGCTCTTAGGACTCCACCCATGCCATCAACCATGCTTTCTATGGCTGAAGCAGAGTGGTAA